Part of the Prionailurus bengalensis isolate Pbe53 chromosome B3, Fcat_Pben_1.1_paternal_pri, whole genome shotgun sequence genome is shown below.
TTCCGTCTGCCTTGGCACAGGGGTGGCCACCAGTCGCCCCAGGGGCGGCGGCACCAGTTGGGATGACTACACCGTACTTCTCAGTGCTGGAGACCAAGCCAGTCCTTTTGACCACATCAGTAGCTTCACTTCCTAGTCCTGAAATTTAGAGAAACGCCATACTGAGGCGCCACACTGGCGATGTCTCCCCCGCCTCCTCTCTGGATTGTTAACTCCACGGTGCAGGCAGCTCTTTGTGGGACCCGAAGCCTCCACTCATTCACTTGGATGGCAGCACAGGTGGGGAAGGAATACCCACCTGGAAAACTGAGATGGCCCGGGGGCTGCTGGGAGCTCTGCCGACCTACTGTCTATGGAGCCCTTTAAGATACTCCAGCACAGACATGAAGGAAAtggtaattatttttacttacattCTGGGGGCACTTAGTCAACCACCTGGCAGATCAGGAAGATACAGGGCAGGAAGGATACAGGACACAGGAAGATACAGATACTTAGCATTTGAAAGATTCTAATCAGAAACCCGTACTCCATACTTCAAGATTTGGCTAGCTAGAATCAACACTAGTTTGATCTAGAACACTAGATCAAGAATCAACACtagtgaggggcccctgggtggctcagtggttgagcaacGAAGCGatcaaatcttgattttggctcaggtcatgatcccagggtggtgagatcgagccctgagtccggctttgcactgagcatggagtgattgcctctttctctctctctgtcccacccacaCTCGCGCTCTTGCTCTCgtggaaaaaaatcaacactgaTAAAGCCCAcggatgagtttttaaaaagtgattttccAACCATGAACTGGCCGGTGTGGGTTGGCTTAGAAATATTGCATGGGTACCTCTGTCCCTGGACTCAGGATTCtgagcttgttttttgtttgcttctttagaTGCTTTCATGGGGTTTTGTCACCTGGCTCTGACGAGCAAGTTCTCTGAATCTGCCTTCGGAATATTGTTACTTCCGCCCTGAGGGAAGCCTTCATGTGATTCTGTAAAAATCATTCCTGATGTTCTGAAGTTGATTTGGCATCGTTAAATCATGGGACTAACACCTGAAACTCTTCCCCACCGCGGGAAGGCTGCATTTTCACCGACACACGAGAATCTGATGACGAACCCGTCAGCCGCATCCTCAACGTCTGTGTCTCGCCTCCTGCCCAACGGGGTGTTGTTCCCACCTAACCGCTTCTCCCCACTATAGCGATAAAGGCTCGTGTCCATCTTTCCCTTTGTTCCTTCTGCCTCCCGACCACCCCTGGGGCTCCAGCATGTGGCCCTGCGTAGTGGACATGCCTTCTCTTCTTGGGAATTGTAGGTAACACAGTTTCTCTTAAAGGGGCTGTGTCTGTGGCTGCCATCTTaccatatctttaaaaaagaaattttttggggcgcctgggtggcgcagtcggttaagcgtccgacttcagccaggtcacgatctcgcggtacgtgagttcgagccccgcgtcgggctctgggctgatggctcagagcctggagcctgtttccgattctgtgtctccctctctctctgcccctcccctgttcatgctctgtctctctctgtcccaaaaataaataaacgttgaaaaaaaaaattaaaaaaaaaaaaagaaatttttttttacatttatttgtttttgagaggcagagagacagagcacaagtggggaggggcagagagagaaggagacagaatccaaagcaggctccaggctccgagcactgcgcacagagcccatcgcggggctcgaactcacgaaccgtgagatcatgtcctgagccgaagtgggacgctcaaccggctgagccacctgggggccGCTGCCATCTTGCCGTATTTGATGAGAACGAGTCCTGCACGTGTTTCAGAACAAATGCAAGGCGTGGgcatctgaaaaaacaaaaaaaatacagagagagccGAGAGCTGGCAAATTCGGTTTTATGACCGTTCTTGCCCCTGCTCGCTAACACAAGTGTGAACGGGCACAGGAAGGCTGCCAAGGCCGGCTTTCACTGTCATGGGCCACCCGGGGGCGAGGCTGCGGGGAAGGAGGCTGGCCGCCCTCCGCCACCCTTGACTACTGGGGGCTCCTGATGGTCACAGAGCTAGAAGTTGGGCACGGCAGATGCGTCTTTCCCCGGTTCCTCACGCCTGCCACTTCCTGCGTGCATGCGCGTGGAGTCGGGTCCTCCCCAGGTGCTCCTCAGAGGACAGCATCAGTGGCTCAGCACCGTGGTTTTGTGGGCAGAGCCCTGTGCGTGTGGCAGGGTTCGGTACAGGCAGCATGGTGGAAGCCAGTGCGGGAGTCCCCGGTAGGAAGATATTTAGAACATTCTCCACCACGAGAACTGGGCTTTGGTCCCGGTTCTCGTGCAGCCCAGGGAGGCCCTGTGGTTAATTATTTCcgctctctgtttgttctcctgtGGGAGTGTGGAGGTAGGGGGTTCCCCCGGAGCTTCTCTCCGGCTATCCGGCATAACCCCCTTCTGTCTTGTTTCTTCCTGTGTAAAAGGGCTCAGAAAAGCCAGTGTGAGGGCCCTGGCATGCTGAGGTCGTGTGAGGCACCAGTCCTCCCCCCCGCCCAAAAAAGAAGTCTCTGGATCTGATGGGCATGGGGGTTCCAGTAGAGGCTGCAGGAGAGACCCTTGGTGACGAAAGGTGAGGTAGAAGGAGCCAGAACAGCCTGTCCggaggaaagcagggaaggaTGGAAAGGTTGTTTCGGCCTGGAGCTGCTGTGGCCCATTGCACCACATGAGGCTTTCGGGACTCAGAGTAAGAGAGCCTGGTCGCTGTCTCCAGGAGCCAGCAAGGAGGAGGCCGAACACCCcgagggctgtgtgtgtgtgtgtgtgtgcacgcgtgcgtgaCAGCGTTAGAGCCAAGAAGGCAGCCAGCCCTGACAAAGCCTGGCTGGAGAACCATGGCACCCACTCAAGAGAGGTCATCATACCCAGACACTAGCCTTCCAACTTCTTGTCTGAGACACTCAACTGGTTTAGTGGAACCCCGCCCCCAAACCCAGACCTCTATCCTCGGCCAACAACGCTGATGTCTCTATACCTCTCCGACCTCGGTTGTACCATGCCAGTCACAAGGACCTCTTTCTGCCCCAGCATGCCTACGCATTGTTGACTCAGGCTTTGTGTTCACAGAAGCACTtcctctgctctgctcccctcTTGCAATCACCCTATTCTCTGCCTTCACAGCCTCCatcgttcttttttttattaaaaaaatttttttaacgtttatttatttctgagagagagagagagagcatgagcagaggaggggcagacagagagggagacacagaatccgaagcaggctccaggttctgagctgtcggcacagagcccgacgcggggctcgaacccatggaccgcgagatcatgacctgagctaaagtcggatgcttaaccgactgagccacccagaagcctccATGGTTTGTTCATTTATAGGTTTGGTTATATGGTTTGCTTGTGGACTGTCACCCCCGTCTAGGCCCAGGAGTCCAGGGACCTTGTCTGTCTGATTCACTCCTAGCGCATATTAGGTCTTCAGTGAGTTTTTGttgaaatggatgaatgaatccaCCCAGCCACTGAACTATCACGTCGTGGCACCCTGGCCACTGGGAGTTAGCAGATAAACCATTATCAGATTAGGGCCCTGAGGGCATGCAGGAGCAGTGTTCTTGGCTGAATTCACGCTTTAGACTTGTTGagtttattactttaatttttcaaCAAAGGTGACTGACCTGCATATTTCCATGCCCAGGGGCTCCGAGGAATGGGAATATGCCAACCAGAAACATCCATGAAGCTAGTTACCTGGCGGGATTTATAGAGCACTGATTGGGTCTTAAGCTTTGGTTTGAGATCCCAATCTCTGCGGATCTGATGGCTGAGCCTTAAAAGCGGCATCCCAGAAGAAAATGCAGCTCTGCCAGGGTCAAACGGACCCTCAGAGCGGGAGGGGACATGTCTTAAAGTCACACTGGGAGCATCATACAATGTGgtttatttcctggacattttcaACCTGTACTCAGCCAGCAGGATAGTTCCACCTAGGATTTAGTTGGATTTTCAACTTTCCCTAGGAAGAGAATGGCCTCTGTGGCTTTGTCTAtcagcagcagcaggaaggacCTATTGAAGCGGATGACGGTGTAAGAGGGGCTGTCCTTTGACCGGACTATGAGCTTGGTGGCGGTGGCTGCTGCGGCCTCGGTCCCCTCCTCGCTGACGTCCAGCACAGCCTTGTGGGCAACCTGCCAGGGGAAAAACAAACGTCAGTGGTCCCCGGGGGAGGGGCACCTTTACTTAACTGAGCTTTGAGGTTCTGCCTGGGAATGGCGATGCCCCCCTCAAGGGGCTTCAAGCTTATATACGCCAGGTGCCTGGCATTAGGTTTGCGGCTGTCATTGGTACCGGTCCACTGGTCTTTAAGCGTGGAGTTGAGTGGTTACAAATTCACACCAGAAATGACCCAGGTTTGactcccagttctgccacttattgTTGCAAAAGATATTTAGATGCTGCAGGCTTCACTCTCCAAATCTCTGGAAGGGTCATCATAATGGTGTATATCCCACAAGGTCATTGGGTGAATTAAAGGAGATCACACAAAGTATGTGTGCGGGAGTGTTGCTACATGCGTGCCCTGGAGACATAAGGAGGTGTTATTAAGTGCTGGATCCCTTCTGGGTCTCCTAGGAAAGAGACTTACCCTGGGGTTCATGTTCTCCCAAGTTTCAGGGGGGCTTGAGGACTCCCAGCAATGACAGTCATTATTGTTCAGATGTGCCCATAAACACGTAATGGGAAAAGGACCATCACGCCCAGCGTATTCCATTGGGGCCTCCGTATTCTTTCCCTGGACGCCAATGACAAAGCTCCCCTTCCATGACCCGGGGACGCTTCTGACCATTATGATGTATTATCAAAATACACTTTTAAGTTGGGCATCAGAAACCCATGAGCAGACAAGGACTAGACAGGGAGACCTCTCGTCAGAGCAGGGAGCCCACAGGGGACCTGGAGGGCGCACCCTCACTAAAAGGGACACTCATAGCTCAGCTCCGGCTGATGGGTGCTATGTAGGGCATTGGGCTCACTGTTGGCCATGCGGGAATTGGACTCAGAGATTTGTTTCAAGATGGTCAGAAATCTATAATTTCAGGTACAATATCCTACATGATAGAAGTtggctctctttctttttaatactagAGGTCACACATGACCCATTTACAGGGTAGTAATGGCCCATGGGCAGCCAATTTGACTACAGTGTGAAGTCCCAGGCTTCAGGGGCGAGGTCGAATGCCAGGGGGCATCTGCTTATCTGCATGGGTATCGAGGCAGCAGAGTTACTTTCCCAAGACAGGACTGATTTCCACAGAACTGTGTGGTTGGACCTTAGGAACACTTGTTTGAAGAGGGATAAAAGTTGCCTGTGTATCAGAGGTATGATGGCCATAAAGCCACAGACAGGCCTGGCAGCCATGAAATTCGGCCCAACTTCTGCCCCAGAGAAGTCACTGTGCCTCTCAGGGTCTGCGTTTCCTTATCAGTGAGATGTGAGAGCTCGATTAGCCAGGTACTGTAAACTCTTCCCGCTCTCCCTGCCCAGGCAAATGTTCTCGTGGACCAACTCACTTTGGAAAGCTGCAGGAAGTCTGTCTTTGTGATTCCAGAAAAATCAGCATTATTATTAAAGGCATCCCAGATGCCCATCTTCGGGAGGATGGTTTCCAGGTCATAGGaggcagaaatggaaaatttcGGAATGAACACCTCTATCCACCTGCcgagatggagaaaaggaaaaagtgaggTCATGAGCCCCTTGGTCTCTATCTCTGCTTCTAGGTGGCATTTCGGGAGACTCTGTTCTTCCTCTAGGTATTGCTGGCTGATGCTGAAGTAGTCAATACATCCCAGACAAACAACCCGGGTTGCTCTGGAGGTAAAACCCCCTATCTAGGGGCAAGTCTGGCCCTGAAGATAAATGAGATGAAAGGGAGGGCCCTAATGAAGGAAGGTACAGAGAATACATGGGGATCCAGCAAGGGAGCCTATGGCAGAGACCAATGGGGGACACCAGGCAGTGATGGAAGTGTGTCTCCCGTCCCTGGCCCagcacatcccccacccccagcccctcctgagaCAAACTCTGCTAACCCCTGAGAGCATCAgagtccaacagaactttctgcaagGGTGGACATAGTCTCTATTTGTGCTGTTCCACATTTTAGCCATTAGCCATGCGTGGTTATATCGAACAGCTTAAATGTGGCTAGTGCCagtgaggaaaacatttttttttgttttacttattttagttaaCCTAAATTTATATAACTACAGGGGGCTAGTGGCTACTACGTGGGATAACACATCCCTTCAGGTCAACATAAGTTTTTCTTCCTCAGCAATAATTTCCCTGAACCAAGAAGGAACAGCctgcatttactgagcatttactatgcgTCAGGCATCGTCCCAGATAATTttagtcatttccattttaaagatgtcaaAACTTACTTTTAGTGCTTTGTGCAAGGTCATGTACTCGGTGAGTcacaaaaatgaaagcacaaaagTGTTGGATGGACACTCAAGTCCTCATTGATGGGCATCAGCACAATGGAcagctctctcttccctcttgctTCTCCAGCACCCGCCTGGCCAtctcctccctgctctgtctgcccctctttatgaaccccccccccctgccccagcctccgtGCTGCCTCCTCTGTCCAGCCCTGGTTGCagtcagaaaagagaagaaacctCTGAAGGATCCTACAGTGTTCCTTAATTCCCAACTTCACCTCTTTGCCAGGGCTGTTTCCTTTGCCAAAAGTGGCCTGCCTCAGCCTCTATGTCCTGTCCATCCCTTCACGTCCTATCTATGCTCCTGACTCCAATGTACCATCTCTTTGAAGCCTTCTTCCGTCTCAGCTAAAAGTGATCTCTCTTTGCTCTGAAGCTCCTTAGCACTTTGCCTGCCTCCCCCTGGGCattgatctttgtctttctcttgaccctgtcttctctcctcttgGACTGTGGGCACCTGGGAATGATGCCAAGAATGCCAAGAAAATATTGCTAAGAGATTGTATGTAAGGCCTTGATAGTCCTTTGTATCTTATGGTTAACATCCTCTTGATACTCTCCATAATGGTTACAGAACTAATaataatctggggtgcctgggtgtctcagtcagctaagcgaacgactcttgatttcagctcaggtcatgatcccacagtccgtgggttcaagcgccgcgttgggctctgtcctggcagcgtggagcccgatgctttctctctctccctctctcactgcccctacccagctcattctctctctctctctctctctctctctcaaactaaataaataaataaacttaaaacaaaaaataaaatacaaaacttaaaagggaaaaggaaaagaaagaactaatCAGCTAAGTACTTTATGCATAGTAacttgttttatcttttcaacaACTTATGGGCTCAGTAATATCatgattctcattttataggtgagcaTCAATgctttctttgcttgtttatttttatggaatcagTCCATGGAGTTTAATATTGGATTGGCTGATAGGGTGAGTTCTGCTAGCCATGAAGGAACAGCTTTGCAAGGACCTATTAGCTACGTGGCTGTGGGCAATTCACCTCCCTTCTCAGAGCCTCGACTTCCTTATGTGTGGGTGGGGGTGACGGTGCTCCAGTGCTCTTCACCTGTCGGGTGACTGTGAAGTTCAAGTGGGAACACACACGCACAGCACCAAGTTCACCATCCAGCGTGCAGCTGCCGCTCAGTTGGCAGGAGCGATTACTCAACAGCTGCCACCCTTGGATGTACGTCCTCATCCCTTGCCCCATGCTTGGGGGTACACCATCACCTGCCCCAGGAGTCTGGAAATGGACACAGATTCCCACCTCTTCTGGAGTAAGAGGCTCCATCGCCTCAGTGTCCTGGCTGACAAGGCCTGTTCCAGCTGCCTCATCTTGCCCTGGCCAGGGAGGACAAAGAACACCACGGTGTTGCCACTGTAGCCCATCTGTAGTACAGAGCAGCTCAGCTTCGGATCCACCCCAAAAGCAAATTGTTCCACCTGGTGCATCATCGGGACCTTCACAGTGGCCCCCTGGCCCACCAGGAACGGAGAGCTCTTTCTTGTATATCCAGGGTGAAAGGGCTTCTCCCACTTGGCtggcacagagagaaaagagaggtctTTGTGTCAAAGTGCTATCAGCAAAAATGATGAAGTAAGGATCTCTGAAAACTCTCTCCTCCATAAAAGCAATGGGAAAATTGCCAACAATGATCAGAATGAGCTTTCTTAGAACTCTAGAAATTAACCAAACTCTTTCAGCAAATTAGGGAATGGTTTATTCAAGTGAAGCAGCTAAATCTTGGGAAGAAGGTGAACTTTGGGGTATTTTAACTTGCCCTAGTTCCATTCCCCATGTCCTAACTCTTCAGAAGACTTGAAAAACAAGATTTCATTTCCAGTGAAATCCAGAAACCTGGCAGCCCCAGGAGGGAAAAAATAGGGCTGGAACCCTTTCAAAGACTCAATCCCTAAACACTGTTATTTGACCTGTCCTGTGCTTCCCTGGGAGGCATCATTTGCAGAACTGTCTGTACTTGATCTGATTTGGAGCTCAACCAATGCAAAAAACTCTATTCCTCAGAGGAAATTAGTCAAAAGAAGTCACAGGCAGTGATACATTTTGCAGCTGCCGGGGGGCAGTAGATAACACTTGAGGCAAACAATAAACGAGTCAAAAAGGTTAACAGGACaggctgggggtaggggtggggggtgacatCTGCAAAAACGACAAGAGTAAGGACCTCTGCATTGTCACCCTTCCCTAAAGACAATAAGGAAAACTGGCAAAAATATTCAGAATCAACTTCTTTGGAACTCTGGAAATTAATCAAAGCCTTGTAGCAACCTAGGGAGAGTTCATTCAAGACAAATGGCCGAATTTCAGAAAGAACAGTCAATTTTGTGGTTATTTTAACTTGTGCCAGTCCTGTCCTCTACTCTCTAGCTCAGCAGTAGCCTTGACAAATAGCAGCCTGTGTTCCCACTACCATTGGGAGAGGGATTGACCTGGAGGTCTTTCAAAGACtcatttttgaagaattattATCACTTGACCCGTCAGATAGTTAACTGGAAGATCTCACTTCCAAGGTTGATTGGTGCACAGTCAGTGATTAAAGCCTTCTCCCCAGGGGGCTGGAAGTTCTTTGCTAGAAACAATTACAGACAAATGTTTTAGTTTTATGGTTGCCTAGGTGGGGATAACAGATGGGGCAAACAACAAAGTGATAAAAAATTCTAGAAGGAAAAGCTGAGGCATAAGATGTCCGTTGGAGCTTTGGAAAGCTCCATTATATCCTGGGCATTTAGAGGCTTCATGCATGTGTAAAGCTGTGTGCGTATTTGAGAAAAAATATGAGAAGGCTGTAAGTTCTCACTTACGTTCTCACTTATGGCTGACCTTGAGGGTCTGCAGAAATAGAAAGTGAAGACTGAGTCAGAGTTATAAACTGCCTGGCTGAGTGTTGATGACAACCCCATCATGCACACAAGAGTCCTCAGCAAAGACTAGGAGATTTATTTGGTCCAAGCACTTAAGAAATCTCTGCCcaagggagtgcctgggtggctccataggtggagcttccgacttcggctcaggtcatgatctcgcggtctgtgagttcgagccccgcgtcgggctctgtgctgacagctcagagcctggagcctgtttcagattttgtgtctccctctctctctacccctccccagctcatgctctgtctctctctctctctctgtcaaaaataaataaacattaaaaaaaataataaaaaaaagaaatctctgccCAGTCATAACTAACCACTTGACTAACCAAGAAGACACTTTGGAGGCCACACATGACAAAGTATAGACTTTAAAGAATTAGTTCGGAAAAGTCACTCAAGAAACAACTACTGcaacaagcaaaaacaacaaatccTTGGGATGAGGTAAATCTGATTTTCAGAGCTGCAacattgcattattttaaaaatccagcttttacaaaaaaatatgagGCATAAAAAGAAAGTATGGGCCATACACAAGAAAAAGCCAATCTGCtaataggagaaataaaagaagggacaCTGAAAAAGATCTTATGgacattaaaggaaaataaaggaatactacaaacaactctatgcccacaaatttgataactgaGATGAAATATTCCAATTTTCCAAACcttaaataagaagaaatagacaatatgAATAGGTCTATATCTATCAAAGAAATTGGCAATCATTAAAACCTTCCAAAATAGGAAATACCAGGTCCAGATGgattcactagtgaattctaccaaacacttaagaaagaaattataggggcgtctggatggctcaatcggttaagtatctgacttcagctcaggtcatgatctcacagtttgtgagttcgagccccacatcggactctgtgctgacagctcagagcctggagcctgcttcgaattctgtgtctccctctctctctccgcacctcctctgctcatgctctgtctgtctctctctctccttcaaaagtaaataaaaacatttttttttaattttttttttcaacatttatttatttttgggacagagagagacagagcatgaatgggggaggggcagagagagagggagacacagaatcggaagcagtctccaggctctgagccatcagcccagag
Proteins encoded:
- the SERPINA9 gene encoding serpin A9; this encodes MASPFYRLFLVVSVCAPVYCVPPSSGPCPSPTRNTATPWVSSSNTNFAFRLYRMLVLKTPDQNVFFSPLSISASLATLSLGARSATKTQILQGLGFNLTHEPESTIHQAFQHLLHSLSVPSKGLDLRMGSVLFIKKELRLQTNFLDDVKRLYDSKVFSTDFSSTSTARKKINSYVEKETKGKVVDLIQDLDPLTAMVLVNPVFFKAKWEKPFHPGYTRKSSPFLVGQGATVKVPMMHQVEQFAFGVDPKLSCSVLQMGYSGNTVVFFVLPGQGKMRQLEQALSARTLRRWSLLLQKRWIEVFIPKFSISASYDLETILPKMGIWDAFNNNADFSGITKTDFLQLSKVAHKAVLDVSEEGTEAAAATATKLIVRSKDSPSYTVIRFNRSFLLLLIDKATEAILFLGKVENPTKS